From Periophthalmus magnuspinnatus isolate fPerMag1 chromosome 6, fPerMag1.2.pri, whole genome shotgun sequence:
CAGTTAAAACTATGTGCTTCCACATGAAACAGAGCACACAACAAAATCCAGTCCCCTCCAGACCGCAGTGTTTTCAATGTGCAAGGTCATGCCATTATTACTCCTTATACAAGCGCCTTATTGTGCTATGGCCAACAGTGGGATGGGCCTCAACACCTCTCCACTGCAGCATTTATTGTCGAGAAGTCCTCATTGAGAAGCGATAACATGAAGTAATCCATCTGCAAACCATTAGAGGCTGGTACTACACACATCCAAGGTCATTTCAAACAGTATACACCATTCCAGTTGGTCTATCACTTTGTCTGCGAGTGGAAATTTAAGTTAACTTCACAaattttagtccagtttgttTACCATCACTGACTAGAGTCTCTAGCTATTTAGAAAACCATTGTACAGTATAAAAGTCATTGAGAAACATACAACTTAAATTATCAAAAAAGGGAGGTGATATGTTAAGACGCTGTGGACAACGTTAGAGACGTTAGCTCAGCTCAAAGCAGGTTTTACATCATGCATATTCTAGAGTACAAATGTACCAGTACATTAATATTAGCATCAGTACAAATGAAAAGTAGCACTCAAGGACAACATGCATAGATTCTCAATGTTCACATAGCAGGAAAAGATTTAAAAACGAGTGTACTAGagaaataaatcattttaatctAATCTctctaaaatgaaataaatggctTTGAATAATGTGTTTGctttttctttctccccttATTGGTTGCAATTCTTTTTAACTGATTGATATAATCTAAGCAAAACAAATCATGCTTTTAGCTTTATATGTGCATCATATTCATGCAAGAGCACTGcagtgcaaaaatatatatctaaaAAGCAGTTACTTCTGATTGCATCTTAGAAAATGTGAGGATAAAAAGCTGAACATTTGCAAACATTCAGAGGACACCTGAGAAATATGGACATTACATTGTTGGAAAAGGAGTCTGAAAGAAGTCTGAAATAAATAgtataaaaatattacatataaattaaatgacagctatcaaataaaataaataacaaaaggaACAGATTTAAAGTTATATGATGATAGGagaaaatgtgatgatgtaagATATGAATGTGCataaaagtagcagtagtatccACAAAACATGTGCTTTCCTTTAAACCACAAACCTCAGCATTACCAGTCATGCAATGCAATAACTCCCATACTCCCATTCtgagaaaaataaacaacaaattctCAAATGATAACAATTGCTTCATGCTGCTTGTTTTCCTGAGTCCTCATTGGCCAAACCACTTAACTCTGCCATGATTCCATAACTAAATACAAAAAGGCAATGCTAATAGTGATAGTGTTGAAAACTGTCCACTGCTGATGTGAATAAAAAAATTGGCTGAAGGATGTTCTTTGCAGCCCAAACATTCAAGCCACAGGTATGTCTCAGGGCTCCAAGTCTAACCCAGGGGTAAATGAGAAACAGCCCAAACGGAAGAGTGGCTCCTGCTTGCAAACATATACATTGTTCATGATGGGAGTCACGTTACAGCTAAGTCGTTAGCCGAGACCGCAGAAGGTGACACAGGTCCAAACCAAATCCTTACAGGTGAGTTCAGTGAGTCTATCGTTGGGAAGGGGGGAAagtaggagagaaagaggagacttCTTGCACTTGAAAAGCATGTGcagcacacacaggcacacgtGATGTCGGTGACACATTGGTGATGTGCACAACTGTTGTAGGCACGATCAAATTGCACTAGTTTTACATTTCCTCAACACAGTCAAGCTCAACGGTAGCACAGACACTTTAACACACATCAGATACAAACATCAGGCATCAGGACATGGACTGTCGGAAAGTACAAAACAATATTGCCATGCACTTTAAGATGTCACTGAGAACTCTGAATGATCATCGCTtttgttttagtcatttttttaaGTTGACAAAATTGTTGCAAATATGAATCAGCATGCTTCTAGGGCAATACACAGTCACTGATATTGTCTCTTGTATTTGGTAGCAACATCACTAAAACCACTTTTTGCGACAAGAAACATTAACTGCCACAATAGCTCTACCATAGGACCTGTTGAACACTGACAAAATCTCATGAAAGCTGCACCAAATTTAAGTCAAAGCAAAGGGAGCTACCACACGGTGCTGGAGGGGGCCCCCTTTATCTGCATAGTAAACATTACAATTGCGCATCAAGTTTGTTCCCAGTGAAACAATGACTCAGCAAAGTTAGGGTCATAGGAGGAAACTGAGGATGAGTGCCAATACTAAACATGGAGCAGATGgcagggaggaggtggagcgaGGTTAGCGCTGGTTAGCAGTGACTGTGTCTTTGGTGTATACTCAAAGCTAAGAACAGTGAGGACAGGAGGACTGAGAGCTGTGCAGCATGTGGTAGTGGACACAAGGGGTAAAGCTAAGGCCACTCATGGTGATAGCGCCGCCcgtttttcttcctctccttctgcaGGTGCTCCAGCTCGGCTTCGTACATCATCTCCTGCATCAGGTACTTCTCGCGCCTCATGCGGTCGCACAGGTCCTTGGGCATGTCCGGGATGAGATATGCGATGAAAGACTTGATCCCAAACACCAAGTGCTGAGGGAGCAGTAAATAAATTATGTATATGTTAGCTTCAAGGCTGCTCATACATATCAATAGCAAGATACTGTGGATGGTAACGTGGGTTGACTGCAATGAGACATTCACAGGCTTAATCCTGTGGTTATGCTGAGTGCAACCATCCAATATATCTTGAAACTTTTTGTGAGTCCACTCATTAAGCTTACTCAAAACCCACAGAGGATTTATAGAGCcattaaacacaataaaatgaaacagaagAACTTATTTATGCCAAggaagtaataaataaattatataatgtTGACTATTGAAAAAACAATAGTTGCCAGTAATTGTTGAAATAACAGCGGCAGTAAGTAATTTCCCCTTTACTCAATTACTGCATTCAAAGAGCTTGAGTGCAAATTTGTAGCGCTTCCACCATCACTGGTTACCACACATGTAAATAGTTGCAAACATCTCACCTCAAAGACTATAATGAAGGCCAGTCGGGCAGCCAGGACATGCCAAAACTGCAGAGTGAACTCATATGGGGCAGGACTCCAGGGGGACGCTCTGTAGTCCCTGTACCGGCAGTATCTGAACTGACTGCTGTTGGTTTGCCTCATGTCGAATACAGACAAGCTGCTGTTCATGTACCCTCGCAAACACCTACAAGACAAACCGTATTAAAACAAAGGCCTGAACTGTGCTAAATGTGTGTCAAAGTTTCACACTGCTTACTCATTCTCGTAGTGACTCCCCTTATCCGCACATGGGCCATATTTGAAGGCGTAGACGAAGCGTGGTATGTAGTCAGAGGTGATGGCAATGACAAAGGCATTGGTGATGACAGCCAAGACTCCAATTCCCTCCAGTATGCCATGCCATATACCTGAAGTACATATCAACGTTGTAAGAAAACAAAGTGGTTCAAATGAAAGACCTTTTCACCTAGATGTCTGTCTAAACTAATCTTATCACTTTTAAGACAGCATTCAatatataatttgttttatttccctttatttaaccagaacAATCCCACTGTCATCTCAGGGGAGTTATGGCCCCACTGGGGAATCTACATTGTACATGGGAAAGAACCTAGAGTAAACCTGCAAAGTCCACACAAAAAGAACTGTCGGCACTAACTGATATATTTGACAATTATAATTTTTCAATGATTCTCAATAAAGTTTAATTCACAATGTAACAATGTAATGAAATGATGATGGCattataatttaatttgtaAAATAATGCTGAAAATATTAATCCTGTAAAAAGCAAAGTCACAGCAACTAAAGTCTTTTTTTGTGATTAGTGAGTGTATCTATTAagtgaaaacaataaaagcttttCTTTTTAATGCTGGGTAAATGGCGCTACATTGTCCTCATTATGCTGAGGCTTTTTCTTAATGTTTGTATCCTCAATTACAATCCCCTGCTTTTGAAACCATATTGTACGGCAATGTGTTTGTCATagcaggcagagggaggagcggCATATGGCCATGGAATATGGGACCATATGAATCTCCATAGGATGGAAAATGCTTGTATGCCTGTTACTGTTGGAAAAATCTACTGTGGTGTAAAAATagatattgttttgtattgtgtcaGACACTAAGGGTGCTTGGCAGACTGAACCAACCTATGTCTGTTGCTCTGGCTGGCATGGGGCGCCTCCACTGGGTAACAAATTTGTAGGCATCAAGTCGGATCTCAATGATATTGTTAAGGAGAGCGAGAAGAGGAGCCAGTGGGAAAGCAGCGACAAAGATGGTGGTGAAGCCAAACTGGAGAACTgtgaacaaaatcacaaatgcaTTAGTTCAAGAGAAAACAATAACAGACAACATTTGCATTATTTCAATACAGTGTTCATGTCATGCCATAAATTGGCTAAACATGGATTTTCCATATTTCTGAATCTAGAGCAGCCAATGGTCGATAAGCTTTACCCATATTTTGAGGTCGATATATAGAGCTGATGTTGGTAATTTCCCCCAAATTATATGATATGTAATAACTGTAAACTAACTAAAAGCATGACTGGACACTGCTCTatataataaaagtatttttaaaaatgtaacttatTTTTTTAGCCCTGTCTCATGGCAAACATATAACATCAATCACAATTTGTGCAGTGCTATGTTCTTATGGCCTGAAGTTAATAAAATATCATTCTATGCCAGAGTCAGGACATGAACCtatagaaaaaatatcacaCGTGGTAAAATTATGGACCCGATATCCTGCCAGGCTAATTACCTGTGAATGTTCAatagatttttcttttaaatacagATCGGGGCTAGAGTggcattaaaacaaataaagtacAATAACCTACCCATTTCCAGGTATTCGTCCACCAGTCCATGTGCGTTCATGGGCTGAAGATTCCAGTCTTTATCCCACTGTGGAAGTTGGGCCTTGTTATCTACGCTTTGCCCTGCACCGCCTCCTTTCTTCATCTTCCTCCGAGACCACCAGTTCTGCAGTAATCTGAAAGTACAGTGAAAGTAGCCAGTAACTGACAGCGCTGAGCAATTATTTCTGACAATCCAGCGAACTTGGCAAAAACCCTTTGCTAAGCCCCCACAAAGAGATTTGATGTGTCTTTCATATGATAATGGGCTAAAAAGACAAAAGGTATAAGAAAATTACATAAGCTTGAACAAAACACCACATGAATATTGTAACACTTATCGTTTACAATAGCCTCCTAAATGTGCTGAATATAAAGAAACATGTCATATTAAAATTACTTACGGATAACCAAGCTCCATAAAGTTGTTCCAGATTTGCTTGAAAAACATTATGACTCCCATTTGCAGGCATAAATCAATCAAACAGCCACTGGGATGACACTAGAATCAACAAATAGGAATAATTTACTGTAAAATCCAGATTTCATGCTTCACAATACTAATTTGTAGGTAACTCCAGTCATGTGCGACATCCTATTCTGGTTTTGATCATTATAATGGTGATTCCTGGTTAATTATATGGAAGAGTAATGGGCCTTACTGGTGATTGTCAGTAATATATTTTGACTTGAAATAGCTGTCTCTATCAAGAGAATAGGATGTCAAAACCAGTCAGTGCTAGATTATCAGATCGTATTGTGATGGCTAATTGCACTCACCTCCTCCAGCCGCCATCGATTAAAgagtttattgtattttccaggCCTGCCAGCAAATCTGAAACAATTGAGAGAACTGATTCAATCAGAGAAAACTAATGAACTCTGAGTGAGAAAAGATTACATTAACTGTGGTGATTATGTCCATCATATTTATAGCACAAATGCCGAAGCAAAATGTCCTCAAAAATAGCCATAAAATCTGAGAAGGGCATTTTggtaaactgtattttttccaactaaaaaattaattattttatatatatatatatatatatatatatatatatatatatatatatatatatatatatatatatatatatatatatatatatatataatgtaaaaaataatgtatgtatgtaatgtaaaaataataattacaaaatgttGTTTCTGAAACTACAATACTCTTCAGTGCAGTTCTCTGTCTCACTTATAGCAGGAAGCACAAGGAGTTTTGGCAGAAGTCAAGTCTTGTTATATAAGACATCACAATTGTCTTGTTAAACCGAGTGTAAACAGATATATATAATTCATAGCTTATGGGAGATAGCAGCTTACCTTCCCAGAAAGAAGGCGATGTAAAAAGTGGAACTGTTTAAAttcacaaactgaaacaaaaacatcttgagAGCAAAGCTGTTTTCCCATTCAGATTCAGTCCGTGGGTGCTCTgagggagacaagcagaagaaTCAAACATGAGCGACCATCTGGAAGCAGGACACGATGAAGATGTAAATGTATGCAGCATGTTGATTACACTCACCTAAATTAGTCAGTAGATATGACACCTTTTCATAAACCTGGAGATAGATGGCAACAGTCACAAGAGAAACGAGACAGTCCTTGGTGAAAACTATTCTTAAGAATCATATAATCACATCAATTGTTTCTGGATTGATTTAATTGTCCTTCGTTGATTAGTTCAAGCATATCATCTATTTTATTCCCGTATAAAACCAACTGGTCAGGTTGTCTGAAAAGCCTTTCTCTTGAATGGCTGATCCCATCCCTCATTTGCCCAGAACTAATCCAAGGTAGACACTTTTAAAGATGGCTTGTAGCTAGCAGCCGAAACATGTCAAGGTACATACACATCACTAAAAGTTGTTTGACCAAAAGAACACAAGAGATAAACAAGAAAAATTTTCAAAGGTGACATCTGGAAAATGTTTTTCTGAAAACAAGACATTtcagctcccatccagaagGCATTTTCAAACAttgaaaatcaaaatgtcatgatttcaaaaacagtgtccagatgactactTTTGACTACTTTTAAAATCTTTTCTACCTTGCTCTGGAGTGGTTTATGATAATTAGAACATGTTAAATTTTccttttaatgtaatttgacaCAAGAAGTAATTTTCAATTTTTAATTCAGTTCAGAAAACATAGTCATAAATCAAAGTCACATTAAACATTTTGTGCCAGACAGCAACATTGGCACAGACACGCACCACATTGAGAGACATGATGATCATAAAGTTGATGCAGACGCCGGTGCCGGAGGTTGCAAACTGCCAGTTCTTCTTCACAAAATGCCAGCCGAAGGAAGCAAATGTCTTCATAGCAATGAGCCGAAAAACCACCACGGCAAACACAGCAGCTAAAACTAGGGAGATCTGTAGATAAATGAGAAAGAGAATCATGTATGCTTTATTTGCTCATGGGTCTGTTTTTTAGACTTTatacaaatatagaaacaaGGCCAGACACTAAAATGTACCAGATGTTTAAAAGACAAATTAACATTGCACTAAATCTACAAAGTCAATAAACTTTGTTGGAGCTAGACagtcaaaatgataaataacatTCCTTGCATGGACGTTGTTATAACTATGAGCTTCCTCCCTAAATACATACATTGTAGGGtgaatttatgtttatttaatagAGCAGAGTCTTGTAGGTAATGCCGAGACATAATATTTCAATGCTAAAACACTAGGTACTGACTGGCAAAATTCTGGCTCTTATGACAACATCTTTATTACAGTACACTGCAACCGTAATTCGGTTCTTAAGTCATTACTATTGACTAAATGTAAGCATAATTCTtaatttgtataacacaattaaaagttaaaactaaGCATGACATAAAATAGCACAATTTATCCAGTAGGGGGAGTTGTTATGCTACCACTGCTGCATCTTGCTCTTGCTGAAAAGGCGGCATACAATATGTGATCCACATCTCTCAGCACATAAATCACAAAAGGGCAGATTACAAAGATCAGTGCATTTACCATGAAGAATATCCCGGACACCGACAGCATTAGCCGACTGACTTTATCTGGGAGAGGCTGGAAAGGCTCAGGTTTTCCAGATATGGGGTTCACTCTCTCCACTCGGGAATATTTAGCTTCAAACTGAGGCCGCAGCTCCTCCTGATTGCACAACATACACATTCACAGCACCTGTCTGAATGAACTAttgctgaaccaggactgtatTCACCACAGTCACCTGCAGAGCTAATCATATAGCAACTGATCTATTAGTAGATATTGCTGACgcacctcttcttcctcccaaTCAATGAGATCCCAGTCATAAGTCaactctgctctcctcctcttccagaACTCCAGGAATACGGTGGCTGCAAAGGGAATAACAGTATTAATCAATCTTTCCATTGACCACTATTGATGTTAACACGTAACACACAATAGCAAATCAGGCGCAGATTGTAGGGGTGTCATTGGGGTACAGGTTGACATGATGCTTAGGGAGTAAAGTGGCAAACATGTTGCTATTAAAGAATCTGAGACTATAAGACTCTTTGTGAAAAACTGTATGGGGAACGTGGCACCAAGCAAATAGGTTTTACTAGTACAATGTTCCCCGCAAAGTCTCTCTCAGCCAAGATCCATTTTATGCTCTGCGACTTCAAAAGTACAGCTTATTGTTGGCAGACTTCACACTGGAGGTACAGCTTCTCTTTGTTGCACTTCTCCACTGCAATAAGGATTGTATTTGTGTCTTTCCGTGTGTTACAGTTCAGAGTGGATACATGACACTGGAACAACAGTATTGTAGAATGGTAGGGTCTATTTCATGTTACATATAAGGTTATATGTGGTTTTCACTATCATGCACATATTACATAGGGGAAACATTGTCCTATGCATGCAAACAAGCACACTGCAGCATGGCAAGTCAATTGGAAAGAGAGGTACATTGTTGATGATGACTATACATAAAGATTACCGGTAGTTGTCAGGCGCCGTTATGCAAATAGTAAAACCACATACAACTGATACTTAAGCTGAGCTCTGAGCATATTGTAACACTGGTATTTAATTAAGTCTGGGCCTTACATTAAATCTGTGGTCTATTATATGTTTAGTGCTTGTTCATAAAATACAAACAGGAAAcaactaaaggtgcactttgtaacattATCGGTGGAGAGTCTGCTGccttattgtctccatggagatgttattgccatgCCTAACATTTTGTCCATAGAGACAAGGGTGACACCagtgggccaagttacaggtcagatctgtggaggggcaacCCTGCTCAGcataagaatgcatatttttagaCACCTGTACTTGAAAAATGCAAGGTATATCAATTTAATGCTGTAACGTGGAATATTCTTCGCAAGACAGTAATTCCTACAtcagacaagtaggtggcagacacttcatcagaaaagttacatagtgtacctttaattataGTGAACAATGCACATagatctttctctctttctctaaatCATAACATTACTACCCGTtgtgaaaaaatacaatttcacaTAGCTCAACTCATTAATGCTTAAGAGTTGCAACTTTTTCATAAGCCTGTACAACCAGTCCCTTGAGATTTCCAATTTTGTTTACCTCTGTCACAAGAACTAAAATGCAATAGACCTTGAATGCACTCAACTGTCTCATATCTCTGCTCTGCTCAACAATTGCCAGAAAATCCCTCCCACTGAAGTCAAGAGCACTGTCAGAGAGGCCGCATGGACCTCTTTCAATTTGGCATAGTTTGACCTGCATTTTGCCCAGACCCTTTAAACGGCCACAGTATTCTTCTTGGTTGAAAGCAGGCTGTAATTTAGCACTACGTCGACAAATGAACACTTGCATTTTaagtctatgttataatgaaaCCAGCGACTTGAACTTGCATATTGCCACACCACATGCAACAAAACACTGACAGTTTGAGTGATAAGGTCCCCTAGCAAGGAAATTATTGCACTTATTGAATTGGCGCAGAGGGGTAAAGAAGATGAAATCCAATGAGAAACATTCAGAATCAATTTGGGACTATAATATAATAGGATTTGAGACACAAGTCAATTCTCCAGTGCAGGATAAATGTGCTTTTAAGAGTGGAATGTGGTTTGAAGAGCAAGTACAGCAAGTACAGATAATATATGAGATTACAGTATAGTAGAATGTATAGTAGGACGTAGCTGCAAAGATtcaatgttaaaggtgcattggaTGATGGCTACTTACCCCAAATAGCCATGAAGATAGCAAAAAACACAGTCCCTCCATTGTCAAATAAATGCGTAACCTGTAAATGATAGGCAAATACAAATGAGTATTGAAAATAACACTTAAATAATACGGCACCAATGGACCTTACAGTAAtgacaccttaattagcctatATAAAGcacgaacaaagacttaatttgtAAAGAATCActtgtttattgattttataaTTCAGGCTTAAGTAACAACTCAATTATGAGGTGAGGAGTTAGGGTTgaggtattaattaagtagttactaaacctgaatcTTTTTTAATAAAcgatttgttcattatgaattaagcctTTCTTAATGCTTTAGTGCAGTCATTATAAATTGTTACTTATATTTTTTCCCCATtatataaataatgcaaaagGTGTTATATAATGTGAATAAGTGAGAATGGATATTGGTGAAATACTGTGAAAACTGCACTGACCTTTGCATACACACAGCTGTCACTCAAAGTCCATGGCTCACAGTTATCATCACACATGGGACACATGATGGTTGTATTGGCTTCACAAATCTCTTTGCTGTGGAGATAAATAATGAGTATCAACCGCATGTaaaacaaaatagatttaagTATGACTTTATGTATTATTCTGACCTGACTTGGCTAGAGTCCATAGTGAAGAGGCCATAAAGGAAGACAAAAAGCCCAACAAGAGCAGCTGGGATCAACATGCCCGTGTACCAGCCGAGCCAGGCAAAGTACAGACCAATCTTCTCTCCAAAATACCTCCTGGGAGGGCAATGAACAGAGGTCAGAGTTCACGTAAACCTGTTCAGTTGCACCTGTGCCTCTGCGCTGTGGTGGCATATAGTGTACTAGCCTTGGAGGGTTAATTAATGGGGCTGTTGTGGGTAGGAAAGGGCAGTGTGAGAGGCACATTGGTGAGAAATGAACTGATGCTACGATCTTTAAACAGCCATCAaggtgcccttgagcaagacgctTATATAAGAAGGTAAAGAAAACACCTCAGTGGGAAATAACAAACCAGGCTCAACTCCCTGGGGTACACAGTGTGTTATGGCAGATTAACAAAGACCTAAGACAAGGCTCTGACTCAGTGTGTTGACAACATTGCTTTCCACCTGCCTGTCTGTAAAGCCAGGGATGTAACAGTGAAATTTCAATTAAAACACCATCACCTTTTCATTAAATAACATGATATTTATTCACATGTCACTTAAACACAGTGATGGACATTTTAATTACTTGGATTGCAGCACAATCTATTTTTCATTGTTAACATGCTGAATCAAACCCCCTTGTTGCTTGAATTCTCATGTGCTTTCAAATTGCCCTATTCCCAGCAATAGCCTGTCTCCATTATGAGATTAATATCATCTGTGTGTGGCTAGGGCAACATGCTGTGCGCCCAgccaaagctaaaaataataatatgtatgCCAGGGCCGACCAACCCCTGTCTTGAATCTTGTTTTATGAATCATACAGTAAAAACAATGTGTGGTTTGAGGGGCACTGAAGTATTTTCCAGtctgtttccagtttcactGCTGAGCTAAGCTAATTGCTTCCTGACTCGGGCTCTTTacataaaacacagacacaagggAAGTGTCAATCTCATTTATCAGCTGACAAgagcaaaaacacatttctgtaaGGGATGCTAGAAAACATCCAGGTAGAGCCAATTTTCAAAGATAAAAAAGTAATACTGTTAACATTGAAAAAATAGACCATATAGTGGAAGATGACACTAAAATTGGTCCTGAATTTCACCAGTATGTAGCCATGAAGCC
This genomic window contains:
- the ano3 gene encoding anoctamin-3; translated protein: MVHHSGSIQSFKQQKGMHTSISEILKEKSLKPSRRSLPCLVQSQTHPINLNHFLSVPLSPEPKPEGDILSQGFSTSCSLLPPQTEDGKDQYMEESEATPCETRADETLLLHKPSITRAKLEARADSLKQGGPDSSGLYFRDGKKRIDYILVYKKSSPQVEKRCTFEKNLRAEGLMLEKEPSLTNNDIMFVKIHVPWDALCKYAEQMNIRMPFRKKCYFTDWKSKKLGSWFHLRCRQIKSWLPRNPMKLDKEALPDLEETDCYTAPFSRARMHHFTINNRETFFSNSTRSRIVHHVLQRTKYEDSKSKIGMNRLLGNNTYEAAFPPHEGGYKSRHPIKTHGAQNHRHLLYERWARWGLWYKYQPLDLIRRYFGEKIGLYFAWLGWYTGMLIPAALVGLFVFLYGLFTMDSSQVSKEICEANTTIMCPMCDDNCEPWTLSDSCVYAKVTHLFDNGGTVFFAIFMAIWATVFLEFWKRRRAELTYDWDLIDWEEEEEELRPQFEAKYSRVERVNPISGKPEPFQPLPDKVSRLMLSVSGIFFMISLVLAAVFAVVVFRLIAMKTFASFGWHFVKKNWQFATSGTGVCINFMIIMSLNVVYEKVSYLLTNLEHPRTESEWENSFALKMFLFQFVNLNSSTFYIAFFLGRFAGRPGKYNKLFNRWRLEECHPSGCLIDLCLQMGVIMFFKQIWNNFMELGYPLLQNWWSRRKMKKGGGAGQSVDNKAQLPQWDKDWNLQPMNAHGLVDEYLEMVLQFGFTTIFVAAFPLAPLLALLNNIIEIRLDAYKFVTQWRRPMPARATDIGIWHGILEGIGVLAVITNAFVIAITSDYIPRFVYAFKYGPCADKGSHYENECLRGYMNSSLSVFDMRQTNSSQFRYCRYRDYRASPWSPAPYEFTLQFWHVLAARLAFIIVFEHLVFGIKSFIAYLIPDMPKDLCDRMRREKYLMQEMMYEAELEHLQKERKKNGRRYHHEWP